Within Acidimicrobiales bacterium, the genomic segment GGGCCGAGCATACGACCGGTCACCCCGGCGGCACCGATTCCGGCTAGAACTGATCGGACTCCGGGGACAAGAGCGGAGAAGTGCGCAGGCGACCGATTCTGAGCGGCCGATCGTCGAGCCGGGCGATCTGGAACGACGCCGGGCAGCACTCTGACGGTGTGTCAGGAAGCGAAGGGGTACCTTGAGCAGCTATCACAGCTACGACGACGTCCCGCAGGGCAACACGTACGACAAGTACGGGTCGCGCAACCCGGTGACCCGCCTGCTCATGCGTGGGTTCGCGAGGGCCCTGACAGAGCTCCTCGAACCCGCGGCCCCCCAGAGCATCCTGGACGTGGGCTGTGGCGAGGGTTTCATGAGCCGTCGCCTGGCGGAGATCTGCCCCGACGTGGTCGGCCTGGACCTGGGGTCCGGGCCGCTCGTCCACCACTGGATCCAGGCGCGGGGCGAGAGGCTCCGGTTCGTGGCAGGCGACGCGGCGCGCCTGCCGTTCAAAGACGCCAGCTTCGACTGCGTCACCGCTCTGGAAGTCTTGGAGCACGTGGAACGTCCACTGGACACGCTGCGGGAGATCGCCCGAGTCGCGCGCCGGTACGCGGTCTTCTCGGTGCCTCGAGAGCCGCTGTGGAGGATCCTCAACATGGCCCGTGGTGCATACCTCAGAGACCTCGGAAACACACCCGGACACATCAACCACTGGAGCAAGACCGCTTTCGTCGCGCTCGCATCGAGTGTCGGAGTGGTCGAGGAGGTGCGGTCTCCCCTGCCCTGGACGATGGTGCGTATACGAGTGGATCGTGCGCGGCCGTCCACCCGGTAGCATCTGTTTCGATGGCAGACTCCCGGGTGGCCGAAGGAGAACGAGTCCTCGAGATCACCGACGCGGCTCTAGAGCGCATCCTCCAGATCCGTTCCGAGGAGGACGAACCCGACGAGCTGGTCCTGCGGATCGAAGTGACCGGCCACCGGGGTGTCGACTACACCTACGACCTCGCATTCGTGACCGCCGACGACCTGCAAGGTGACGAGGTTCGCTGGAAGGCAGGCTCGCTGGAGGTGGCGGTACCGCCCGACAGCGTCGACAAGCTACGAGGAGCCGTGCTCGACCTGCCCGCCAACCCGATGCAGAACGGCCTCGTGCTGAGGAACCCGAACCGTCCCAATCCG encodes:
- the nfuA gene encoding Fe/S biogenesis protein NfuA, whose product is MADSRVAEGERVLEITDAALERILQIRSEEDEPDELVLRIEVTGHRGVDYTYDLAFVTADDLQGDEVRWKAGSLEVAVPPDSVDKLRGAVLDLPANPMQNGLVLRNPNRPNPLEGVADLHLEGDLADKVRQLLEQSVNPALAMHGGFAELVGVDEDGRVFVTMGGGCQGCALSQATLVDGITRAIKEAIPEVTEVVDVTDHASGSNPYF